The proteins below are encoded in one region of Ostrea edulis chromosome 3, xbOstEdul1.1, whole genome shotgun sequence:
- the LOC125676646 gene encoding interleukin 17-like protein, with the protein MHRLEFQVITLFLAISFARTNPIVCREPAQLPPLITDVLNESIAILPGQEGMILRGLNSVEDSFVDITRENISNHRNTETRSCSVKSTCPWHFVKNVDPNRRPKTIIEAQCSFSCCKRSARTCCDLNNAPGCTRCQPIYYYVHVLRRTGCDVTTRRYTYENKLEKITAGCTCIRNPNIFRPPFPTMPS; encoded by the exons ATGCATCGACTAGAG TTTCAGGTTATCACCCTATTTCTTGCTATATCTTTCGCGCGAACCAATCCAATAGTTTGCAGAGAGCCAGCCCAACTACCACCATTGATTACCGACGTACTAAATGAATCAATCGCCATTTTACCTGGACAGGAAGGCATGATTTTGAGGGGACTTAATAGCGTTGAAGATTCTTTTGTAGATATAACCCGCGAAAACATTTCAAATCATCGAAATACCGAAACACGTAGCTGCTCTGTGAAATCAACATGCCCTTGGCACTTTGTCAAAAACGTTGATCCAAATAGACGACCAAAGACAATCATAGAAGCACAGTGTAGCTTTTCCTGCTGCAAGCGAAGCGCGCGCACCTGTTGTGATCTGAACAACGCTCCCGGATGTACACGTTGCCAACCCATATACTACTACGTACACGTTCTACGACGAACCGGATGTGACGTTACAACTCGGAGATACACGTATGAAAACAAGCTGGAAAAGATCACTGCAGGATGTACGTGCATTAGAAATCCAAATATATTTCGTCCGCCGTTCCCAACTATGCCGAGTTAA